The following coding sequences lie in one Klebsiella huaxiensis genomic window:
- a CDS encoding ROK family transcriptional regulator, producing the protein MNAHSERLELRGSQRLLLELIRRHAPVTRAELARLSNLTAGAITQQCRELIFSGLVVEGERNTGQRGQPSLPLRLNPGGGCAIGLSFSPGFIDMTVVDLSGRQLLSISEAHQENQPLASTLAQIKTLVEQTLKKRQLQHARIFGIGYAVPGFLKSDGRKRHSVAWLESWREVDLQQAFADNLPWPTWVENNANASAVGELYSGEWNDYSDLTFIDLGYGIGAGVISGHKLLRGGFFNAGEVGMAFPSGTPRPSYKDLVATLEHEGLAQAQLPELIAGQHPLLEGWFARCCDQVEQTVFGCVQWVDPQLIVLGGALPKPIISRLVQELNHRLQTKLDPNRPKVMLAASSMGALSASRGAAMIPLYQVINEGQS; encoded by the coding sequence ATGAACGCCCACTCTGAACGCCTTGAGCTGCGCGGTTCGCAGCGCCTGCTGCTGGAGCTTATCCGCCGCCATGCACCGGTTACTCGCGCGGAGCTGGCGCGTTTGTCAAACCTGACGGCGGGCGCGATTACCCAGCAGTGCCGGGAGCTGATATTTTCCGGTCTGGTGGTCGAAGGTGAGCGTAATACCGGGCAGCGCGGCCAGCCGTCGCTACCGCTGCGGCTTAATCCCGGCGGCGGCTGCGCCATCGGATTGTCGTTCAGTCCCGGTTTTATCGATATGACGGTGGTCGATCTCAGCGGTCGCCAGTTGCTCTCAATTTCCGAGGCGCATCAGGAAAACCAGCCGTTGGCCTCAACGCTCGCGCAAATTAAAACGCTGGTCGAGCAGACGCTGAAAAAGCGCCAGCTTCAGCACGCGCGAATTTTCGGGATCGGCTACGCGGTGCCAGGTTTTCTGAAATCTGATGGACGCAAGCGCCATAGCGTGGCGTGGCTGGAGAGCTGGCGTGAGGTTGATCTCCAGCAGGCGTTTGCCGACAACCTGCCGTGGCCGACATGGGTAGAGAACAACGCCAACGCCTCGGCGGTAGGCGAGCTGTACAGTGGCGAATGGAACGACTATAGCGATCTGACGTTTATCGACCTCGGCTACGGTATCGGCGCAGGGGTGATTTCCGGGCATAAGCTGCTGCGCGGCGGCTTCTTTAATGCGGGCGAGGTAGGGATGGCGTTCCCGTCCGGTACACCGCGCCCGTCCTATAAAGATCTGGTCGCTACGTTAGAGCATGAAGGGCTAGCGCAAGCGCAGTTACCGGAGCTTATCGCCGGTCAGCACCCGCTGCTGGAGGGTTGGTTTGCCCGCTGCTGCGACCAGGTAGAACAAACTGTTTTCGGCTGCGTGCAGTGGGTTGATCCACAGCTGATTGTGCTGGGCGGTGCGCTGCCTAAACCGATTATTAGTCGGCTGGTGCAGGAGCTTAATCATCGCCTGCAAACAAAGCTCGACCCTAATCGTCCGAAAGTCATGCTGGCGGCCTCATCAATGGGGGCGCTAAGTGCTTCACGCGGCGCGGCGATGATCCCGCTATATCAGGTGATTAACGAAGGGCAGAGCTAG
- a CDS encoding glycerophosphodiester phosphodiesterase: protein MVFTFHRAAEGIVLANSHRGYSNCAPENTFPAFEAARLAGTHCIEIDIHLTADNQLVVTHDHRIDRVSTGQGFVEQLTYPQLLESDFGVKYHPAFSGTRIPLLADVLRWAVENHMGLIVEVKQRRRHDEFVEVLVQLLRAMPETIGHIQLLGFNHVLINRVKAQIPELALQVVTLARYNDQLAAVQQSHASCVCFEYEFAHVDDLRAYKKAGLGVRMYLHEVKNGMDPLTQYQHKFGYDSRPEIMSWLRDGLIDMLSHDDIPYLQGLIEEAGLRWD from the coding sequence ATGGTGTTTACTTTTCACCGCGCGGCAGAAGGTATTGTGCTGGCCAACAGTCATCGCGGGTATTCCAACTGTGCGCCGGAGAACACCTTTCCGGCCTTTGAAGCCGCCCGCCTGGCGGGTACACACTGCATCGAAATAGACATCCACCTGACGGCAGATAATCAGTTGGTCGTGACCCATGACCACCGCATCGACCGGGTTTCTACCGGACAGGGATTTGTCGAACAGCTGACATATCCGCAACTGCTGGAGAGCGATTTTGGCGTGAAATATCACCCTGCGTTTAGCGGGACTCGCATCCCACTGCTGGCGGATGTGCTGCGCTGGGCGGTGGAGAACCATATGGGGCTGATAGTTGAAGTGAAACAGCGCCGCCGCCACGATGAGTTCGTCGAGGTGCTGGTACAACTGCTGCGCGCCATGCCAGAAACGATCGGCCATATCCAGTTGCTGGGTTTCAATCATGTACTGATAAATCGGGTGAAGGCGCAAATCCCGGAGCTGGCGCTACAGGTAGTGACGCTGGCGCGTTACAATGACCAGTTGGCGGCAGTGCAGCAGTCCCATGCCAGCTGTGTCTGTTTTGAGTACGAGTTTGCCCACGTTGACGATCTGCGGGCTTACAAAAAGGCGGGGCTGGGCGTACGGATGTACCTGCATGAAGTGAAAAACGGCATGGATCCGTTGACCCAGTACCAGCACAAATTCGGCTATGATAGTCGCCCGGAGATCATGAGCTGGCTGCGTGACGGGCTGATTGATATGCTCAGCCACGATGATATTCCGTATCTGCAGGGGCTGATAGAAGAGGCCGGACTGCGTTGGGATTAG
- a CDS encoding ABC transporter ATP-binding protein, protein MSKLVLEQVTKTFGEFYAAREISFCAEEGEFVTLLGPSGCGKTTLLKMIGGFHQPDSGRILIGDKTVNALPPEKRNTAMCFQSYALFPHLNVAHNICFGLKQKKVAIGEQQTRLAEALKQVGLESQRLKMPAQLSGGQQQRVALARAMITRPDVILFDEPLSNLDAKLRESVRFEIKELQRQYQLTSIYVTHDQAEALAMSDKIVVLNAGNVEQIGKPEEIYYRPANRFVADFIGAANIDTAQVAPAEQPGYYRVRCGLGEFYVFSDQPPRAEHCYICWRPEDAQYVSQPQTGGNHFTLTLDKMAFMGNLTEAWGHNDSGPSVRLQLIKKPPVASGERACFRLAENAIHFLEPVS, encoded by the coding sequence ATGTCAAAACTGGTTCTGGAACAGGTGACCAAAACGTTCGGCGAATTCTATGCCGCCAGGGAAATCTCGTTCTGCGCAGAAGAGGGGGAGTTCGTGACCCTGCTCGGGCCGAGCGGATGCGGTAAAACCACCCTGCTCAAAATGATTGGCGGCTTTCACCAGCCGGACAGCGGGCGCATTCTGATTGGCGATAAAACGGTTAATGCCCTGCCGCCGGAAAAGCGCAACACCGCCATGTGCTTCCAGTCCTATGCGCTGTTTCCGCACCTCAACGTGGCGCACAACATCTGCTTCGGCCTGAAGCAGAAAAAGGTCGCCATCGGCGAACAGCAGACCCGGCTGGCGGAGGCGCTGAAGCAGGTGGGGCTGGAAAGTCAGAGGCTGAAAATGCCCGCCCAGCTCTCCGGCGGCCAGCAGCAGCGCGTGGCGCTGGCGCGGGCGATGATCACCCGTCCGGACGTGATCCTGTTCGACGAACCGCTCTCCAATCTTGATGCCAAGCTACGCGAGAGCGTGCGTTTTGAAATCAAGGAACTCCAGCGGCAGTACCAGCTCACCTCGATTTACGTCACCCACGATCAGGCGGAAGCGCTGGCGATGTCGGACAAAATCGTGGTGCTGAACGCCGGTAACGTCGAGCAGATAGGCAAACCGGAAGAGATCTACTACCGTCCGGCAAACCGCTTTGTCGCGGATTTTATCGGCGCGGCCAATATCGATACTGCGCAGGTCGCGCCCGCAGAGCAGCCGGGTTACTACCGGGTACGCTGCGGCCTGGGTGAGTTTTATGTGTTCTCAGACCAACCGCCGCGCGCAGAACATTGCTATATCTGCTGGCGACCTGAAGATGCTCAGTACGTCAGCCAGCCGCAGACGGGCGGCAATCACTTCACCCTGACGCTCGACAAAATGGCCTTTATGGGCAACCTCACCGAAGCCTGGGGACACAACGACAGCGGGCCGTCAGTGCGCCTGCAACTGATCAAAAAGCCGCCCGTCGCCTCCGGCGAGCGCGCCTGCTTCCGTCTGGCGGAGAACGCCATCCATTTTCTGGAGCCGGTATCATGA
- a CDS encoding ABC transporter permease yields MKNWRNDLFAWLLMISGLGTILLLMGSTFYVVIVQSLGWFNLEGDSHFSLEYWRNMLQDEVLRSALFYSVKVSLLGAFGSVIFAYPLALWLRKPMAGKEGIIAVLRAPMFIPGLVAAFLFVNIVAYHGIINELLLALGIISEPLRMQNDDFGWGVVILQVWKNLPFALILVGGAVNAIRNDVLDAASNLGASRWRSFTGVVVPLTLPAVQVTLILVFIGALGDFAFFSVAGPRNTYSLARLMQATAMEYGEWNNAAVIAVIIMLTAALCTLLIATLITPFATRKGEVK; encoded by the coding sequence ATGAAAAACTGGCGCAACGACCTGTTCGCCTGGCTGCTGATGATCAGCGGGCTGGGCACCATTCTGCTGCTGATGGGATCGACGTTTTACGTGGTGATCGTCCAGAGCCTGGGCTGGTTCAACCTCGAAGGCGACAGCCATTTCTCGCTGGAGTACTGGCGCAATATGTTGCAGGACGAGGTGCTGCGCAGCGCTCTGTTTTACTCGGTGAAGGTGTCGCTGCTGGGGGCGTTCGGCTCGGTGATTTTCGCGTATCCGCTGGCGCTGTGGCTGCGTAAACCAATGGCGGGTAAAGAGGGCATTATTGCGGTACTGCGCGCGCCGATGTTTATCCCCGGGCTGGTGGCGGCGTTCCTGTTCGTCAACATCGTCGCTTACCACGGCATCATCAACGAACTGCTACTGGCGCTGGGAATTATTAGCGAGCCGCTACGGATGCAGAACGATGACTTCGGCTGGGGCGTCGTTATCCTGCAAGTCTGGAAGAATTTGCCCTTCGCCCTGATCCTGGTCGGCGGTGCGGTCAACGCTATTCGTAACGATGTGCTGGATGCCGCCAGTAACCTCGGCGCCAGCCGCTGGCGCAGTTTTACTGGTGTGGTGGTGCCGCTGACGCTGCCCGCCGTGCAGGTGACGCTGATTCTGGTGTTTATCGGCGCGCTGGGCGACTTTGCCTTCTTCTCGGTGGCCGGGCCGCGCAACACCTACTCGCTGGCGCGCCTGATGCAGGCCACCGCCATGGAGTACGGCGAGTGGAATAACGCGGCGGTGATTGCGGTGATCATTATGCTCACTGCGGCCCTCTGCACGCTGTTGATCGCCACCCTGATTACCCCATTCGCCACCCGCAAAGGAGAGGTCAAATGA
- a CDS encoding ABC transporter permease yields MSHTTNGRRVVTISLIFFVVANLVWLGMPFGMAILWSLVDPAHPWSYPDIFPPVLSFSRWLLVWEKTSLSEALFNSYTIAPAVAVVSLLLSLPTAYAFGRMTFRGKAVAEMLTLIPLVMPGMLIGIFFSAMLINLNIDNAFISIVIGHTVLTLPYSIRIMSAGFKAVPQDLIDASRDLGSGAWGTFCNAYLPLLKPSFLAALIFCLVRSLEEFSISYVLGAPDFITVPTILYSFLGYSFVRPDAAVVSMILVIPNVILMVIIEKLLKGNYLSQSTGKA; encoded by the coding sequence ATGAGCCACACTACCAACGGTCGCCGGGTGGTGACGATTTCACTGATCTTCTTCGTAGTCGCCAACCTGGTCTGGCTGGGCATGCCGTTCGGCATGGCGATCCTCTGGTCGCTGGTTGACCCTGCCCATCCGTGGAGCTACCCGGATATCTTCCCGCCCGTATTATCGTTCAGCCGCTGGCTGCTGGTCTGGGAGAAAACCTCGCTCTCTGAGGCGCTGTTCAACAGCTACACCATTGCGCCTGCGGTGGCAGTGGTCAGCCTGCTGCTGTCGCTGCCCACTGCCTACGCCTTCGGGCGCATGACCTTTCGCGGCAAGGCGGTGGCGGAGATGCTGACGCTGATCCCGCTGGTGATGCCGGGGATGTTGATCGGGATTTTCTTCAGCGCCATGCTCATCAATCTCAATATCGACAACGCCTTTATCAGCATTGTTATCGGCCATACGGTGCTGACGCTACCCTATTCTATCCGCATTATGTCGGCGGGGTTTAAGGCGGTGCCGCAGGACTTGATCGACGCCAGCCGCGACTTAGGCTCCGGCGCGTGGGGCACCTTCTGCAATGCCTATCTGCCGCTGCTGAAACCAAGCTTTTTGGCGGCGCTGATTTTTTGTCTGGTGCGAAGTCTGGAGGAGTTCAGCATCTCATACGTGCTGGGCGCGCCGGATTTTATCACCGTCCCAACCATTCTTTATTCCTTCCTCGGTTACTCCTTTGTGCGCCCGGACGCGGCGGTGGTATCGATGATTCTGGTGATCCCCAACGTCATCCTGATGGTCATCATCGAGAAGCTGCTGAAGGGGAACTATCTGTCGCAATCCACGGGGAAAGCCTGA
- a CDS encoding extracellular solute-binding protein, whose product MKKTVMILAGGLLCSSLALAADNPDLIAQAKKEGSVTFNVWYLQPQWRSFVKDFEQQYGVKVRIPEGSIDGNMNKLLAEAGKAKGKIDVIALSVAQLPVTTGAKALAKVDDLPGYGDAIHQIQNVDTQGYAVAFWGNQTGLVYDPQQMGDRALPQTMEDLQRFIDANPKRFGYNDPNNGGAGEAFIQRVVTTQSGEFDSESATVDAAVVKNWLKGWQWFAVNNDKITRTASGADSLTRLNDGELMLTPAWEDHLAGLQKTGAITSRLKFYVPEFGMPGGGNVAAIAANSQHPAASRLFLNWLIQAETQKALSKAFGSTPMNKQVSPDVKRPDTEVQFYGKAYSMQMKKEFVRQVMMQ is encoded by the coding sequence ATGAAAAAAACAGTAATGATTCTGGCGGGCGGCTTGCTGTGCAGCTCTCTGGCGCTGGCGGCGGATAATCCCGACCTGATTGCCCAGGCGAAAAAAGAGGGCAGTGTGACGTTTAACGTCTGGTACCTGCAGCCGCAGTGGCGCAGCTTTGTGAAGGACTTTGAGCAGCAGTACGGCGTTAAGGTGCGCATTCCGGAAGGCAGCATCGACGGCAATATGAACAAGCTGCTGGCGGAAGCGGGCAAAGCAAAGGGCAAAATCGACGTGATCGCCCTGTCCGTGGCACAGTTACCAGTGACGACAGGGGCGAAAGCGCTGGCAAAAGTGGACGATCTTCCAGGCTATGGCGACGCCATTCACCAGATTCAGAACGTCGATACCCAAGGTTATGCCGTGGCGTTTTGGGGGAATCAGACCGGGCTGGTCTACGATCCGCAGCAGATGGGCGACCGGGCGTTACCGCAGACTATGGAAGACCTTCAGCGTTTTATCGATGCCAATCCAAAGCGGTTTGGCTATAACGACCCGAATAACGGCGGTGCGGGAGAAGCTTTTATTCAGCGTGTCGTTACGACTCAAAGCGGTGAGTTTGACAGCGAGTCGGCTACCGTTGATGCCGCAGTAGTAAAAAACTGGCTGAAGGGCTGGCAGTGGTTTGCCGTCAATAACGACAAAATCACCCGTACCGCTTCCGGCGCTGACAGCCTGACGCGCCTGAACGATGGCGAGCTGATGCTGACGCCTGCCTGGGAAGACCATCTGGCTGGCCTGCAAAAAACCGGGGCCATCACCTCGCGGCTGAAATTTTACGTACCAGAGTTTGGTATGCCCGGTGGCGGTAATGTCGCGGCTATTGCCGCCAACAGTCAACATCCGGCGGCATCGCGGCTATTTCTTAACTGGCTGATTCAGGCTGAGACGCAAAAAGCGCTCAGTAAAGCCTTCGGCTCCACGCCGATGAACAAACAGGTCAGTCCGGACGTGAAACGCCCCGACACCGAGGTGCAATTTTACGGTAAGGCCTACAGTATGCAGATGAAGAAAGAGTTCGTACGCCAGGTGATGATGCAGTGA
- a CDS encoding NAD(P)/FAD-dependent oxidoreductase, which yields MRKQILIIGAGFAGMWAALSAARLADKNQQDIDITVIAPQPELRVRPRFYESAVQTLVAPLQPLFEVTGVTFLRGTVEKILPASKEVSWKDTHGETRLHRYDRLVLASGSQVNRSIVAGAAEHAFDLDQLESAAVLEQHLQDLAKQPESKARNTVVVCGGGFTGIEMALELPGRLSDILGADAKTRVVVVERGAQPGARWSQELRDVIAEASTELNVEWMVNSEVESVDASGVTLKDGQTIASQTVIWTVGVQANGLTAQIDAPRDRQGRLHVNANLQVVGHEDIYATGDVAYAATDDKGNHALMTCQHAILLGKFAGNNVAASLLNVEPLPYRQEMYVTCLDLGAWGAVYTEGWDQQVKLTRAEAKKLKMSIVSELIYPPKADKSVAFEIADPLAPFV from the coding sequence ATGCGTAAACAAATTTTGATCATCGGGGCTGGCTTTGCCGGTATGTGGGCAGCGCTGAGCGCCGCACGTCTGGCGGATAAAAACCAGCAGGACATTGATATTACGGTGATTGCGCCACAACCTGAACTGCGTGTGCGCCCACGTTTTTATGAAAGCGCCGTTCAGACGCTGGTTGCGCCACTGCAACCGCTGTTCGAGGTCACCGGTGTTACCTTCCTGCGCGGCACGGTTGAGAAAATCCTTCCGGCTTCCAAAGAGGTGAGCTGGAAAGATACCCACGGTGAAACGCGCCTGCATCGCTATGACCGTCTGGTTCTGGCCAGCGGCAGCCAGGTGAATCGCAGTATAGTCGCCGGTGCCGCAGAGCATGCCTTCGACCTCGATCAGCTTGAGAGTGCAGCCGTGCTGGAGCAGCATCTGCAAGATCTGGCTAAGCAGCCAGAGAGCAAGGCGCGTAATACTGTTGTCGTCTGCGGTGGCGGCTTCACCGGCATTGAGATGGCGCTGGAGTTACCGGGTCGTCTGAGTGATATCCTCGGTGCTGATGCTAAGACCAGAGTTGTCGTAGTTGAACGTGGTGCGCAACCGGGTGCTCGCTGGAGCCAGGAATTGCGCGATGTGATTGCCGAGGCCTCCACTGAGCTGAACGTAGAATGGATGGTCAATTCCGAAGTTGAGAGCGTGGATGCCTCTGGCGTGACGCTGAAAGATGGTCAGACAATTGCATCACAGACGGTCATATGGACCGTTGGCGTTCAGGCTAACGGTCTGACCGCACAGATTGATGCGCCGCGCGACCGTCAGGGCCGTCTGCATGTAAATGCAAATCTTCAGGTGGTAGGTCATGAAGACATTTATGCCACCGGCGACGTGGCTTACGCCGCCACCGATGATAAGGGCAATCACGCGCTGATGACCTGTCAGCACGCCATCCTGCTGGGTAAATTTGCTGGTAACAATGTGGCAGCAAGCCTGCTGAACGTTGAACCGCTGCCGTATCGTCAGGAAATGTACGTCACCTGTCTGGATCTGGGCGCGTGGGGCGCTGTTTACACCGAAGGCTGGGATCAGCAGGTGAAGTTAACGCGCGCCGAAGCGAAAAAGCTCAAGATGTCGATCGTCAGCGAGCTGATTTATCCGCCAAAAGCCGATAAATCGGTAGCGTTCGAGATTGCCGACCCGCTGGCCCCGTTTGTTTAA
- a CDS encoding RrF2 family transcriptional regulator — translation MAFYSSGVEYGIHSLMCMVDSKGDARDMSVREIADLQSVPYDYLAKIFTRLSKAGLVRSIEGKGGGFQLAKPAEHITVLDVANAIDGDKRIFECREIRQRLAVFEEQQPEWACEGICGVRSVMDMAQQRMEEALGQHTILDLARKMYRKAPDTFVVEVQEWIAGRKGA, via the coding sequence ATGGCATTCTACAGTTCTGGGGTTGAGTACGGCATCCATAGTCTGATGTGTATGGTGGACAGCAAAGGCGATGCCCGCGATATGAGCGTGCGTGAGATTGCCGACCTGCAAAGTGTGCCCTACGATTACCTGGCCAAAATCTTCACCCGTCTGTCAAAGGCTGGGTTGGTGCGTAGCATCGAGGGTAAAGGCGGCGGTTTTCAGTTGGCGAAACCAGCTGAACACATTACGGTTCTCGATGTGGCAAATGCCATTGACGGTGACAAACGGATTTTTGAATGTCGCGAGATTCGCCAGCGTCTGGCGGTATTCGAAGAGCAGCAGCCGGAATGGGCCTGCGAAGGGATTTGCGGCGTTCGCTCGGTCATGGATATGGCACAGCAGCGCATGGAAGAGGCTTTAGGCCAGCATACCATACTCGATCTGGCGCGCAAAATGTACCGCAAAGCGCCGGATACCTTTGTGGTTGAAGTGCAGGAATGGATCGCCGGACGTAAAGGCGCATAA
- the dtpB gene encoding dipeptide/tripeptide permease DtpB, with protein MNSPAPTGLLQQPRPFFMIFFVELWERFGYYGVQGILAVFFVKQLGFSQEQAFITFGAFAALVYGLISIGGYVGDHLLGTKRTLVLGAVVLAIGYFMTGLSLLKPNLIFIALGTIAVGNGLFKANPASLLSKCYPPKDARLDGAFTLFYMSINIGSLLSLSLAPVIAEKYGYAVTYNLCGAGLIVALLVYFACRGMVKDIGSEPDHKPLNLRNLLLVLAGTVVMIYLCAWLMHNVKIANLVLIFLSLVVTIFFFREAFKLDKTGRNKMFVAFILMLEAVLFYILYAQMPTSLNFFAINNVHHEILGFAINPVSFQALNPFWVVVASPILAAIYTRLGNKGKDLTMPMKFTLGMFLCSLGFLTAAAAGMWFADAQGLTSPWFIVLIYLFQSLGELLISALGLAMVAALVPQHLMGFILGMWFLTQAAAFLMGGYVATFTAVPDNITDPLQTLPIYTNVFSKIGLVTLAVTVVMAMMVPWLNRMINTPSTEQ; from the coding sequence ATGAACTCACCCGCACCGACAGGCTTACTGCAACAGCCCCGCCCATTCTTTATGATCTTCTTTGTGGAGCTCTGGGAGCGATTTGGCTATTACGGCGTTCAGGGTATCCTGGCCGTTTTCTTTGTTAAACAGCTCGGATTCTCCCAGGAACAGGCGTTTATTACCTTCGGCGCGTTCGCAGCCCTGGTGTATGGCCTGATTTCCATTGGCGGCTATGTCGGCGACCATCTGCTCGGTACCAAACGTACGCTGGTTCTGGGTGCGGTCGTGCTGGCGATAGGCTACTTTATGACCGGGCTGTCGCTGCTAAAACCCAACCTGATTTTTATCGCTCTGGGGACCATTGCGGTGGGGAACGGGTTGTTTAAGGCCAACCCGGCAAGCCTGCTGTCTAAGTGCTATCCGCCGAAAGATGCCCGCCTGGATGGCGCGTTCACCCTGTTTTATATGTCGATTAACATTGGCTCGCTGCTGTCGCTATCGCTAGCACCGGTCATTGCTGAAAAGTACGGCTATGCGGTGACCTACAACCTGTGCGGCGCAGGGCTGATCGTCGCTCTGCTGGTTTACTTCGCCTGTCGTGGAATGGTGAAAGACATCGGTTCCGAGCCGGACCACAAGCCGCTGAATTTGCGTAATCTGCTATTGGTACTGGCGGGTACCGTGGTCATGATTTACCTCTGCGCCTGGCTGATGCACAACGTTAAAATTGCCAACCTGGTGCTAATTTTCCTCTCCCTGGTGGTGACGATTTTCTTCTTCCGCGAGGCCTTCAAGCTGGATAAAACCGGGCGCAACAAAATGTTCGTCGCGTTTATCCTGATGCTGGAAGCCGTGCTGTTCTACATTTTGTACGCGCAGATGCCGACCTCTCTGAACTTCTTTGCGATCAATAACGTCCATCATGAAATACTCGGTTTCGCCATTAACCCGGTCAGCTTCCAGGCGCTAAACCCGTTCTGGGTGGTCGTTGCCAGCCCAATTCTGGCCGCTATCTACACGCGTTTAGGTAACAAAGGCAAAGACCTGACCATGCCGATGAAATTTACGCTCGGCATGTTTCTCTGCTCGCTCGGCTTTCTGACAGCCGCCGCCGCGGGAATGTGGTTTGCCGACGCGCAGGGGCTAACTTCACCGTGGTTTATCGTACTGATCTATCTGTTCCAGAGCCTGGGAGAATTGTTGATTAGCGCCCTGGGGCTGGCGATGGTCGCCGCGCTGGTACCGCAGCATTTGATGGGCTTTATTCTTGGGATGTGGTTTCTGACGCAGGCCGCCGCATTCCTGATGGGCGGCTACGTCGCCACCTTCACCGCCGTGCCGGACAATATTACCGACCCGCTACAAACGCTGCCAATCTACACCAACGTCTTCAGCAAAATCGGTCTGGTGACGCTGGCGGTAACGGTGGTCATGGCGATGATGGTACCCTGGCTAAACCGGATGATTAATACACCGAGTACCGAACAGTAA
- the uspA gene encoding universal stress protein UspA: MAYKHILIAVDLSPESKVLVEKAVSMARPYNAKVSLIHVDVNYSDLYTGLIDVNLGDMQKRISEETHHALSELSTNAGYPITETLSGSGDLGQVLVDAIKKYDMDLVVCGHHQDFWSKLMSSARQLINTVHVDMLIVPLRDEEDE; this comes from the coding sequence ATGGCTTACAAACACATTCTCATTGCAGTAGACCTGTCCCCGGAAAGCAAAGTACTGGTAGAAAAAGCCGTTTCTATGGCCCGTCCCTACAATGCAAAAGTTTCCCTGATCCACGTGGATGTGAATTACTCCGATCTCTACACCGGGCTTATTGATGTCAATCTGGGCGACATGCAGAAACGCATTTCCGAAGAGACACACCATGCGTTAAGCGAACTGTCCACCAACGCAGGTTACCCGATTACTGAGACTCTGAGCGGCAGCGGTGACCTCGGCCAGGTGCTGGTTGATGCGATTAAAAAATATGATATGGACCTGGTGGTTTGCGGTCATCATCAGGACTTCTGGAGCAAGCTGATGTCCTCCGCTCGTCAGCTGATCAATACCGTTCACGTCGATATGCTGATTGTTCCGCTACGCGACGAAGAAGACGAATAA
- the uspB gene encoding universal stress protein UspB, with translation MISTIALFWALCIVCVVNMARYFSSLRALLVVLRGCDPLLYQYVDGGGFFTSHGQPSKQMRLVWYIYAQRYHDHHDDEFIRRCERVRRQFILTSALCGLVVVSMIALLIWH, from the coding sequence ATGATCAGCACGATTGCGCTGTTTTGGGCCCTGTGTATCGTTTGTGTGGTGAATATGGCACGCTACTTTTCGTCACTGCGTGCATTACTGGTTGTGCTACGTGGTTGCGACCCTTTGCTCTATCAATATGTCGACGGCGGTGGTTTTTTCACGTCGCATGGGCAGCCCAGCAAGCAGATGCGTTTGGTTTGGTATATTTATGCCCAGCGCTATCACGATCATCATGATGATGAGTTTATCCGTCGCTGCGAGCGGGTTCGGCGGCAGTTTATACTCACTAGCGCGCTATGCGGCCTGGTGGTTGTGAGTATGATTGCTCTGCTTATCTGGCATTAG